One segment of Streptomyces sp. YIM 121038 DNA contains the following:
- a CDS encoding RidA family protein, which yields MTHDARTITNPTTLHDPTPFGYSHAASAPGELVFIGGQYASDATGAPVPGDFAAQVGLAFERLRSALEGVGLGFEHVVRLGTYIVDHDVDKLRALGTTLHAHFGDRLPAQTLSGVASLALPGMLFEVDAVAVRPAA from the coding sequence ATGACGCACGACGCCCGCACCATCACCAACCCCACCACGCTCCACGATCCGACCCCCTTCGGTTACAGCCACGCCGCATCGGCGCCCGGCGAACTCGTCTTCATCGGCGGTCAGTACGCCTCCGACGCCACCGGTGCCCCGGTGCCCGGTGACTTCGCCGCCCAGGTCGGCCTGGCCTTCGAGCGGCTGCGGTCGGCCCTGGAAGGGGTGGGTCTCGGCTTCGAGCACGTCGTCCGTCTCGGCACGTACATCGTGGACCACGACGTCGACAAGCTCCGTGCCCTCGGCACGACCCTGCACGCCCACTTCGGGGACCGCCTCCCGGCGCAGACCCTCAGTGGTGTCGCCTCGCTCGCCCTGCCGGGCATGCTCTTCGAGGTCGACGCGGTCGCCGTCCGCCCGGCCGCGTAG
- a CDS encoding class I SAM-dependent methyltransferase → MTAETAYHGEMGEQFAAQATDSAYNAHTERPAMRELAGEVRGLRVLDLGCGAGHLAAEFLERGAGAVTGAEGSASLLAAARERLGDRAALHRHDLEEPLTFLRDGTFDLAVMALVYHHVEARGQLLAEIRRVLRPGGTLLVSTSHPTSDWARRAESHPRGPEGRSAPVRQDPPPAAVPGRQAASPVMPRGRRGATATRPGGRRPRRPRRACPAGRARRHH, encoded by the coding sequence ATGACAGCCGAGACCGCGTACCACGGTGAGATGGGCGAGCAGTTCGCCGCACAGGCCACGGACAGCGCGTACAACGCGCACACCGAACGTCCCGCGATGCGGGAGTTGGCCGGTGAGGTGCGGGGACTGCGGGTCCTCGACCTCGGCTGCGGAGCCGGGCACCTCGCCGCCGAGTTCCTGGAGCGGGGGGCCGGGGCCGTCACCGGGGCCGAGGGCAGCGCGTCCCTCCTGGCGGCCGCGCGCGAGCGGCTCGGTGACCGTGCCGCCCTGCACCGGCACGACCTGGAGGAGCCGCTGACGTTCCTGCGCGACGGGACGTTCGACCTGGCCGTGATGGCCCTCGTCTACCACCACGTCGAGGCGCGCGGACAGCTGCTCGCCGAGATCCGGCGCGTGCTGCGGCCGGGCGGCACCCTGCTGGTCTCCACGTCCCACCCCACCAGCGACTGGGCTCGTCGAGCCGAGAGCCACCCAAGAGGCCCGGAGGGTCGATCCGCGCCGGTACGACAAGACCCACCACCAGCCGCTGTTCCTGGCCGTCAGGCTGCGTCGCCCGTGATGCCTCGCGGCCGGAGGGGCGCGACCGCTACGCGGCCGGGCGGACGGCGACCGCGTCGACCTCGAAGAGCATGCCCGGCAGGGCGAGCGAGGCGACACCACTGA